A window from Pongo abelii isolate AG06213 chromosome 6, NHGRI_mPonAbe1-v2.0_pri, whole genome shotgun sequence encodes these proteins:
- the SSU72L6 gene encoding RNA polymerase II subunit A C-terminal domain phosphatase SSU72 like protein 6 has product MLSSPLRVAVVCASNINRSMEAHSILRRKGLSVRSFGTESHVRLPGRRPNHPVVYDFATTYKEMYNDLLRKDRECYTHNGILHILERNERIKPGPERFQECTDFFDVIFTCEESVYDTVVEDLCSREQQTLQPVHVINMDIEDTLEGAILGAFLICEICQCLQQSDDMEDSLEELLLQMEEKAGKSFLHTVCFY; this is encoded by the coding sequence ATGCTCTCCTCCCCACTCAGGGTGGCTGTGGTGTGTGCGAGCAACATCAACAGGAGCATGGAGGCCCACAGCATCCTCAGGAGAAAAGGGCTAAGTGTCCGGTCTTTTGGAACTGAATCTCATGTGAGGCTACCAGGACGAAGACCCAATCATCCTGTAGTTTATGATTTTGCAACAACATATAAGGAGATGTACAATGACCTCCTCAGGAAAGATAGAGAATGCTACACCCACAATGGAATCTTACACATCttggaaagaaatgagagaatcAAGCCCGGCCCAGAAAGATTTCAGGAGTGCACCGATTTCTTTGATGTCATCTTCACCTGTGAGGAGAGTGTCTATGACACAGTGGTGGAAGATCTGTGTTCCAGAGAACAGCAGACCTTGCAGCCTGTGCACGTGATCAACATGGACATCGAAGACACCCTGGAAGGTGCCATCCTGGGagctttcctcatctgtgagattTGCCAGTGCCTGCAGCAGTCCGACGACATGGAAGACAGTCTGGAGGAGCTGCTGTTGCAAATGGAGGAGAAGGCAGGAAAAAGCTTTCTTCACACTGTCTGCTTCTACTGA